The DNA region GAAGATGGGATTGTCGCCCACGCCGTTCGCCTCGATGAGGAGCTGCTCGCGCGTCCAGCGCAGCTGGTCGCGCACGGCGCCGTGCACCTGCGGCGTCGAGCGCATCGAGTAGGCGTCCTGCACCTTCACCTTCTCCTTGCCCGTGAGCAGGTCCGAGCCGGCCATCACCCGGCGCAGGTTGGCGGCGCTGGTCACGGCGCCGCGGAAGCCGCGCAGGCTGTGCAGGCGCTCGTCGTAGGGCTTCATGTTGGCCTTGAGGGCCTCGAGGGTCATCGCCGCGGCGATGTCCGCGTGCCTCAGCCAGCGCTCGGCGTCGTGCAGCGTGAGGATGCCGATCGCCGTGAGCAGGTTCGAGCCGTTGATCGTGGCCAGGCCGTCGCGGGCCATGAGCCCCGGTACCGGGATGCCGGCCTTCTGGAAGGCGCGGTCGCTGGCCAGGCGCTCGCCCTCGTAGAAGCACTCGCCCTCGCCGAGCAGAGCGAGCGCGATCTGGCTCATCGGCGCCAGGTCGCCGCAGGCCCCCACCGAGCCCTTGACGCAGACCACGGGCGTCACGCCGCGATTGAGCATGGCGATCAGGGTTTCCGTGATCTCGAGCCGGCAGCCCGAGTGGCCGTGCGCATGGACCTTCGCGCGCAGCAGCATCGCCGCGCGCACGTGCTCGAGCGGCGCCGGCTCGCCGATGCCGGCGGCGTGGTTGTAGATGAGATAGCGCTGGAACTGCTGCACCTGCTCGTCGTCGAGGACGATCTCCGAGAACTCGCCGATGCCGGTGTTGACGCCGTACATGATCTCCCGCGCCTCGATGCGCTGCTCGATGAAGGCGCGGCAGGCGAGGATGCGGGCGCGGGCGTCCGGGTGGAGTTCGACGGCCTCGCCGCCGCGCGCAACGGCGACGATGTCTTCGATCGTGAGCTGAGAATCCGTGAGGACGACGGGCATCTGCTGACCTCCGCGACGGCCCGGCCCTTGGCCGGGAGCCAATGGCTGACGGGTTGATCGCGCCCACCCACCCCGCTCGGTCGGAGGTCCGACCCGCGCGACGACAAGATGGCGCGCAAGTCCGGCCGCGTCAATGGGGCGCAGGCGAGGGCACCCGCCTCGACTCAGCCTTCGGATTCGCTCGGCGAGTGCCCTCGCCCACACCTCAACGAAGTAGCACGAGCTTGCGCGACAGCGCGCCGTGCGGGCCGAAGATCCGCAGCAGGTACACGCCGGCTGGCAGGTCGACGGCGGCGAGGGCGAGCGCGGCTGTGCCGGCGGGGTAGTCGGCCGCGCCGAAGCGCGCCAGGCAGCGGCCGCGCAGGTCGTAGAGGGCGGCGCCGTAAGGGCCAGGCCGGTCGATGCGCAGCGCGAGGCGCAGCGGCCCCGCGGCCGGCAGCCAGGGATTGGCTGGGGCCTCGCTCAACG from bacterium includes:
- a CDS encoding histidine ammonia-lyase — translated: MPVVLTDSQLTIEDIVAVARGGEAVELHPDARARILACRAFIEQRIEAREIMYGVNTGIGEFSEIVLDDEQVQQFQRYLIYNHAAGIGEPAPLEHVRAAMLLRAKVHAHGHSGCRLEITETLIAMLNRGVTPVVCVKGSVGACGDLAPMSQIALALLGEGECFYEGERLASDRAFQKAGIPVPGLMARDGLATINGSNLLTAIGILTLHDAERWLRHADIAAAMTLEALKANMKPYDERLHSLRGFRGAVTSAANLRRVMAGSDLLTGKEKVKVQDAYSMRSTPQVHGAVRDQLRWTREQLLIEANGVGDNPIFLPADKVVLTGANFQGSPASMPIDHMGGAITMACVLSERRLNRLTNPALSVGLPAFLTKGAGMFSGLMLSQYTADMQVVEQKLLSTPAYHQSIPAAADQEDFVSMGMNSALKTRQIVDTACGVLGIELMGAAQALDFRSYGFGKGTRAAHAVIRQHVEFLDVDRPLYPDHNAMAALVKSGEILEAVEAVVGELGTY